A genomic segment from Agelaius phoeniceus isolate bAgePho1 chromosome 2, bAgePho1.hap1, whole genome shotgun sequence encodes:
- the DYNLT3 gene encoding dynein light chain Tctex-type 3, translated as MEEFHPHNDEMIFNADEAHNIVKECIENVLGKADYNHNKVNQWTAAIVEQSLTHLVKLGKTYKYIVTCAVMQRSGAGLHTASSCFWDTTTDGTCTVRWENRTMNCIVNVFAVAIIL; from the exons ATGGAGGAGTTTCACCCCCACAACGATGAG ATGATCTTCAATGCTGATGAGGCCCACAACATAGTTAAGGAG TGCATAGAAAATGTTTTGGGCAAGGCAGATTATAATCACAACAAAGTCAACCAATGGACTGCTGCTATAGTAGAACAGTCACTGACCCATCTGGTGAAACTTGGGAAAACCTATAAGTACATTG TTACCTGTGCAGTGATGCAGAGGAGTGGAGCTGGTCTTCACACAGCAAGCTCATGCTTCTGGGATACCACAACTGATG GAACCTGCACAGTGAGATGGGAAAACCGAACCATGAACTGCATTGTCAATGTGTTTGCTGTTGCTATTATCCTGTAG
- the CYBB gene encoding NADPH oxidase 2: MGNWVENEGLSIFVVLVWLGLNVFLFWWYYLVYDVPPKFFYTRVLLGRALALARAPAACLNFNCMLILLPVCRNLLSFLRGSSACCSTRIRRQLDRNLTFHKMVAWMIALHTAIHTIAHLFNVEWSVQARVEEKGTLAAVLSSLGDIPKESYVNFYRQTIANPVGGLYVAFTYLAGITGVVITLALILIITSSTKTIRRSYFEVFWYTHHLFVIFFIGLVIHGAGRIVRGQTAESLAEHNPEICYKNFTLWGKTEACPIPQFSGNPPMTWKWVVGPMFLYLCERLVRFWRSQQKVVITKVVIHPFKTIELQMMKKGFKMEVGQYIFVKCPAVSKLEWHPFTLTSAPEEDYFSIHVRIVGDWTEGLFNACGCDKQEFQEAWKLPKIAVDGPFGTASEDVFSYETVMLVGAGIGVTPFASVLKSVWYKYCHDATNLKLKKIYFYWLCRDTHAFEWFADLLQSLEAQMQERNNAEFLSYNIYLTGWDETQATHFAVHHEEEKDVITGLKQKTLYGRPNWENEFKTIAGKHPGSRIGVFLCGPEGLADTLNKQSISNSEADPRGVHFIFNKENF; the protein is encoded by the exons CGTGCTCTGGCTCTTGCTAGGGCCCCTGCAGCCTGCCTGAATTTCAATTGCATGCTGATTCTGCTGCCAGTGTGTCGAAACTTGCTCTCCTTCCTCAGAGGATCAAGTGCG TGCTGCTCTACCCGGATCAGGCGACAGCTGGACAGAAACCTCACCTTTCACAAAATGGTGGCCTGGATGATCGCCCTTCACACTG CAATTCACACCATTGCACACTTATTCAACGTGGAGTGGAGCGTGCAAGCCCGTGTTGAAGAGAAAGGCAccctggcagctgtgctttCTAGCCTTGGGGACATACCAAAGGAAAGCTATGTCAACTTCTACAGGCAAACCATTGCT AATCCTGTTGGGGGCCTCTATGTGGCTTTCACATACTTGGCTGGCATCACTGGGGTTGTCATCACACTGgccctcatcctcatcatcaccTCATCCACCAAAACCATCCGGAGGTCatattttgaagtattttggTACACCCACCATCTCTTTGTCATCTTCTTTATTGGCCTTGTCATCCACGGTGCTGG TCGTATTGTACGGGGACAGACAGCTGAAAGCCTGGCTGAACACAACCCAGAGATTTGCTACAAGAACTTCACTCTCTGGGGCAAGACTGAGGCTTGTCCAATCCCCCAGTTTTCAGGGAATCCTCCTATG ACATGGAAGTGGGTGGTGGGTCCCATGTTCCTGTACCTGTGTGAGCGGCTGGTGCGGTTTTGGAGGTCACAGCAGAAGGTTGTTATCACAAAG GTGGTCATTCATCCCTTCAAGACAATTGAGCTCCAGATGATGAAAAAAGGCTTCAAGATGGAGGTTGGACAGTACATTTTTGTCAAATGTCCAGCAGTGTCTAAACTGGAATGGCATCCATTTACACTGACTTCTGCCCCAGAAGAGGATTACTTCAGCATTCACGTCCGAATCGTAGGAGACTGGACAGAGGGCTTGTTCAATGCCTGTGGCTGTGATAAACAAGAATTCCAGGAGGCATGGAAGTTGCCCAA GATAGCTGTGGATGGCCCCTTTGGAACAGCAAGTGAGGACGTGTTCAGTTATGAAACTGTGATGCTGGTTGGAGCTGGAATAGGGGTCACCCCCTTTGCATCTGTCCTCAAGTCTGTCTGGTACAAATACTGCCATGATGCCACCAACCTAAAGCTCAAGAAG ATTTATTTTTACTGGCTTTGCAGGGACACTCATGCCTTTGAATGGTTTGCTGACCTCTTGCAATCTCTGGAGGCTCAAATGCAGGAGAGGAATAATGCAGAGTTTCTGAGCTACAACATCTACCTTACAGGCTGGGATGAAACTCAG GCCACTCACTTTGCAGTGCAtcatgaagaagagaaagatgtgATTACAGGACTGAAACAGAAAACCTTGTATGGAAGACCTAACTGGGAAAATGAGTTCAAAACAATTGCGGGGAAGCATCCTGG CTCCAGAATAGGTGTTTTCCTCTGTGGCCCTGAGGGCCTGGCTGACACACTCAACAAGCAGAGCATCAGCAACTCAGAAGCTGATCCACGAGGAGTACACTTCATTTTTAACAAAGAAAATTTCTAA